A part of Halalkalicoccus sp. NIPERK01 genomic DNA contains:
- a CDS encoding GTP-binding protein codes for DDGVAPQTQEHVFLARTLGINELIVGVNKMDLVDYSESDYKQVVEEVKKLLNQVRFDTEDAEFIPISAFEGDNIAERSENTDWYDGKILLEALNSLEAPQPPTDAPLRLPIQDVYTISGIGTV; via the coding sequence GACGACGGCGTCGCGCCCCAGACCCAGGAACACGTCTTCCTCGCGCGCACGCTCGGGATCAACGAACTCATCGTCGGCGTCAACAAGATGGACCTCGTCGACTACTCCGAGAGCGACTACAAGCAGGTCGTCGAGGAGGTCAAGAAGCTCCTGAACCAGGTCCGCTTCGACACGGAGGACGCCGAATTCATCCCGATCTCGGCGTTCGAGGGCGACAACATCGCCGAGCGCTCCGAGAACACCGACTGGTACGACGGCAAGATCCTGCTCGAAGCGCTCAACAGCCTCGAAGCGCCCCAGCCGCCGACGGACGCGCCGCTGCGCCTGCCGATCCAGGACGTCTACACCATCTCCGGCATCGGCACCGTCC